The region CTGTTGCTGGCGGTCATGAGCAGCGGCCTCAACGGCCAGAGTTTCGCCTTCAACGGCTATCTGCCGACCGATGCTGCACAACGCACCAAACGCATCAGGCAGCTGGAAGAGCGTTCGCGCCAGGAAAGGCAGACGCAACTGCTGATCGAAACGCCATACCGCAACGGCGCCATGCTCGAAGCGCTGGCCTCCGCCTGCAACGGCAGTACCCTGATCAGCGTGGCCACCGATCTGACGTTGGCGACCGAAGCGATCCGCACGCAGACCGCCGCTAAATGGAAGAGCGAACTTGGCGCCGGCAAGACGCCTGATTTTCACAAGAAACCGACCGTATTCCTGCTGCTGGCGGATTGATAAAACGCTGAAAAGCAAACAGCCGGCGAAGATGCAGTCATCTTCGCCGGCTGTTTTGCGTGAATTGCGGAATCAGCGCAGTTGCAATCCGTTGCTGCCCACCATCGACTTGGCGACGCCGCTGCCGACCGCCACGCCGAATTTCTTGAGCACGCGCTCAGGCAAGCCTTCGGTCTGGGTGTAGTCCACCAGGTCTTCCGCTTTGATGACATCGCGCGCCACGCTGTCGACGGTGCCGAAACCGTCGGCCAGGCCCATCTCAACCGCCTTGGAGCCGGTCCAGAACAGGCCGGAGAATGTCTCGGGCGTTTCCTTCAGGCGCTGGCCGCGGCCCTTGCGCACCATGTCGATGAATTGCTGGTGGATTTCATTGAGCATCTGCTGAGCGTATTCCTTCTGCTTCGGATTCTGGGCGCTGAACGGATCGAGGAAACCCTTGTTCTCGCCCGCAGTCAGCAGGCGGCGCTCGACGCCGACCTTGTCCATCAGCCCGGTGAAGCCAAAACCGTCCATCAGCACGCCGATGGAGCCGACGATGCTGGCCTTGTTGACGTAGATTTTGTCGGCCGCCGCAGCGATGTAGTAGCCGCCGGAGGCGCACATTTCCTCGACCACGACGTACAGCGGCTTCTTCGGATATTCCTTGCGCAGGCGCACGATTTCATCGTTGATCATGCCGGCCTGGACCGGGCTGCCGCCGGGGCTGTTGATCTTGAGGATCACCCCCATCGAATCGTCGGCGGCAAATGCCTTGTCCAGCGCCGGGATCACCGCTGCGGCCGAACCGCGGCCTTCGGCTTCGATGGTGCCGGAGATTTCCACCAGCGCGGTATGGGTGCCGACCGGCTCCGCTTCCGACTTGGTGTAGTTGAAGGCGCTCCAGACCACGAACACGAAGACGGCCAGGCCGGCGATCTTGAAGAAGATGCTCCAGCGCCGGCGCGCACGCTGTTCCTTGACGGCGAACAGGGCCAGCTTTTCCAGCACGTCGCGCTCCCAGCCGCCCTTCTTCTCTTCCGCAGCCGCCGTTGCGGTGGCGCCGGTAGTGGGCGGCACGGGCTCAGCTGGCTTGGGCGGCTGCGCCTCGGGGTTTTCAAATTCGTTATTGCTCATATCGTCACTCGGAACGGCAGCCTGCCGATGCCGCACATGCTGGCTGCGCTGGCGGGGGCTGCCGGGGTTCCCGCATGGCTTATGCCAGCGCGGGCCTTACATAATCGTCGGGCGCCCAGAAGATTGCGCCGTCTTTTTCGAACACCATGATCTTACGCAAACGCGCGCCCGTACAGGGGCCGCCTTCGCATTTTCCGCTATCGGGCGCATACACCGCGCCATGTGTTGCACACATGATATACAGGCCGCTCGATTCGAAGAACTCGCCTTCGGCCCAGTCCAGTTCGATCGGGACATGGGCGCAGCGATTCAGGTAGCCGTAGACGGCGCCGCCGTAGCGCACCACGAAGCCGGTGGCGTCGTCGCCGTGCACCGACACTGCAAAGCGCCGGCCTTTGCCGCCCTCCTCGATTTCAGCCGAGGCGCATACCGGGATCGCCGTTTCTTCCATAGCCGTATTTCCTAAGCGTTGTCATTGAGCCATTGGTGCAGCACTTTGATGGAACCGGCGGAATACAGCGGATTGAGCGCCTGTAACTGTTCCACCGGATGCGCGCCGAATTCTACCGCAACCCCGCCCGCCCCCGCATTAAGCGCCATCTGCAAATCGTGGGTGGTGTCGCCGATCATCAGTGTGCGGCCCATTTCCTGGCCGAGTTCGCGGGTGAGCTCCTGCAGCATGGCGGGATGCGGCTTGGAAAAAGTTTCGTCGGCGCAGCGCGTGGCGTCGAACGCCGACAGGAGATTGGTGCTGTTGAGCGCACGGTTGAGGCCGACGCGGCTCTTGCCGGTGGCGACCGCGAGGAAATACCCCTGCTGGCCGAGATCGTCGAGCATCTCGCGCACGCCGTCGAACAGGCTCAGGTCTTTGTCCTGGCCCAGGTAATGGTGACGATAGCGCTCCACGATGCGCGGATAGTATTTCGGATCAACGTCCGGAATCGCCGCCTGCATGGCATCCTGCAGGCCGAGGCCGATCACATGCCCAGCGAAATGTGCGGACGGATTTGCTTCTTCTGCACGCCGTAGGCCAGGTCGAGGTTGAGCGAGCCGACCGGGCTGCGCCAGCGCGCGCCGGCGCCAACGCCGTTATAGAAAGTCTTGTTGTTCCAGTTGTCGGCGGCGGCGCCGACATCATAGAACACCGCAGCGCCCCATTTTTCAGTGAACCAGCGCTGATATTCGGCGCTGCCGGTGACCAGGTATTTGGTCGGATAGACGGTGCCGTTGACTTCATTGCCGATGCTCTGGTAACTATAGCCGCGCACCGAATCGTTGCCGCCCGCGCGGAACAGCAGCGACGCCGGCACCTCGGATGCGGAGCCCTTGGTGAACACGCCGCCGAGCTCGGTACGCAGGATGATCAGGTCGCGCTTGGCGACCGGCAGGTATTGCTTGAAGCGTCCGTACAGGCGGCCGAAGGTCTGGTCGGTGACCACGCCCTTGAGCGCGAAGCCGGTTTCCAGCGTCAGCAGGTTGCCCTTGCGCGGGAAAATGGGATCGTCCACATTGCGGCGCGCCCACGAGAAGCCCGGCACCAACGCCTGGTGCCGGCCTTGCGACACCACGGTGTCCGGCGGCAGGGTGGCGCCGTTTTCCTGTTGCAGCTGGTCGCGGTAATACGTCAGCGTATAAGCGGTATCGTAGAACTCCCCCGTGCGTGCGCGCTTGATGCCGGTGCGCAGGCTGCGCAGGTCGACGCCTTCCAGCCGGGTGCGTTCCATCGAAGCGTTGACGCTGTTGACGAAGGCCTTGCTGTCGGGCGGCATGGCCAGGTTGAGCAGGCCGTACTGGCGCTTCTGTTCGAGCCGCAACTGGCTGTCGAAGACGTATGCCTTGTTGAACACGTTGTAGTGCGAATAGCGTCCTTCGACCTGGGCGCCGGTGTCGGTCGCGTAGCCGATACCGGTGCGGATGCGCTGGGTCGCGAATTCGGTGACCTGCACCTTGACCGGCGCCATGTCGGCGTTTTCGGGATCGTTGTCGATGCCGACGATGGCATTGCTGAAATAAGGCGTGTTCTGGATCTGGCGTTGCAGCGACAGCAGGCGGTTGACGTCGTACTCTTCACCGACGTTGAGCGGATTGACGTTGCGGATGATGCTTTCGGGATAGCGCTTGGCGCCGCTGATCTGCAAGGGACCCAGCGTGAAGCGCGGGCCGCTGTCGTATTGCACGCTCAGGTCGGCCTGCTGGTCGTCGGGGTCGACGCTGGCCTGCGACCGGGCGATGCGGGCGGCGGCATATTTGTGCTGCTGCAGTTTATCCAACCCCTGGTTCTTGGCCTTGTCCCAGTCTTCCTGGCGGAACGGTGCGCCGACAGGCAGCGCCCAGGTTTTGCGGATATCGTTCACGCGCTCCGGGTCTTGCTCGGCGGCGACGCCGGAGATCTCGACATCGGCCGAACTGATCTTCGTCTGCGGGCCGGCATCGACATGTAACTGCACCAGTTTTTCCTGCGTGCCGTTCTTCTCCAGGCGAACTTCGGTTTTAGGCGAAAAATAGCCTTCGGTCGAGGCAAGCTGCACCACCTGGTCGCTGACGGTGTCGAGCAGGAACTGCAATTGTTCTTCGCTGAGGTCCGCGCGATCCTGATAGCGCACCAGATCGAGATGTTCCTTGAGGATTTTCTTGAGCGTATCGGGCGCGGTGATGTCAACCTTGTAGGCGGCATGCGCCGCGCCGGCAGCGCAGGACAGGAGGGCAATCGCTAATCGGCAAGTCCATTTCATCGGGTGTTCGCGGGTTCCAGACTTTTTGTAATCAGGCACTTGCCGGGACGTTCAGGCTGAAGTGCGGTTAGGATGTTGGTTGTGGCCCTGCCGGAGGGGATTAGTTCCCCTGCAACGCACATGGCTATTGGCTCGGAAAGGATGTTTAAACAGCCTTCGAAGCCACAGCCGCCATTGTATCCGCCAAAGCGGCGTATCGAATGAAGCAAACCCCTGACGGGGCATTTTTGAGAATTTTCCCGGACGGCGATGGCCGTTCAGGATGCAAACAAGGAGCAAGGACGTGAACGCGCAAATCCCGGCAACCGAAAAGGCCACGCAGGAAACCCTGGTTTCCATGCATCGCTGGACCGACAAACTGCTGACCTTCCGGACCACGCGTCCCGCTGAATATCGTTTTACAGCCGGCCAATTCGCGCGGCTGGGCTTGCAGGTCAACGGCGAAATGATCTGGCGCGCCTATTCCATCACCTCGGCCGAGGCGGAAAACGAACTGGAGTATTACGCCATCGTGGTTCCCGACGGCCTGTTCACCACCGCGCTGAATGTCCTCAAGCCGGGCGATCCGGTGTGGGTCGAAAAGCTCAGCTACGGTTTCATGACGCCCGACCGGTTTGGCGGCGGCGACGACTTCTGGATGCTGGCGACCGGCACCGGACTGGGACCTTACCTGTCCATCCTGCAGCAGCCCGAGGTGTGGCGGCAATTCCGCAACCTGGTGCTGGTCCACTGCGTGCGCCACGAAGATGAACTGACCTATCAGGACAAATTCCAGGCCTTGCGCGAAGAGGCCGCCGCGCAAAACCTGCCGGGCCGCTTGCAGCTGATTCCCATGACCACGCGCGATGATGCCGCCGCACATCCCGAGCGCCTGCACGGACGGATCACCAGCGCATTGCGTGACGGCAGCCTCGAGCGCAAAGCCGGCCTCGACATCAATGCCGAGGCATCACGGCTGATGGTGTGCGGCAATCCCGACATGATCACCGAAGTGCGCGAAATTCTGCGCGAGCGCGGACTCGGCCCATGCCGCCGCGCGGGCGGGGGGCAGTTCATCACGGAAGATTATTGGTGACGGCTGCGTGCTTTGCACGCATGACTGAACGGACGCGCAACGCCATCCGGCGAACGCGTCCGTTTTTGCTTTCCAGGAACCTGTTGACGGCCTGGCGGCAAGATCGTGAACAGACCTTAACGATAGTCGAAAGAAATCAGCACGCTGCTGTGCATGCTCGCCGCATCGACGTTGGCCGCCTTGCGCAAGGTTGCCGTCAGCGGCACCGATACTTCCTGTTTCCCTTTGAAGCTGTAGTTGATCGCGTCGCCCGGACCGATCGTCGCCGCGCCATGACTGATGGCAACTTCCGCGCCGGCAACGCCGCCGTCGAAAGTCCTGCGGCCGGTCGCCGTACCCATGTCCTGCATGGAAATCCGCACGGACTGGCTGGCGTTGCAATACACGCTCAACGGAATCTGGCTGCCGGTGCGCGAGGCAGCCAGCGTCTTCATGTCAATCGCCTGGTTTTGCACGGTGCATGCCGATTCGACGACAGCGCCGGAAAAGCGTATGGTTCCTCCAACAGCGAAAGCCAGCGAAGAGCATGTGCTGATGATGCCGAAAACGGCAAGGCGTTGAAAACGGATGGTGGTGGACATATCTTGATACTCCTCGAAAAATGGCTGCTGAAACGGGCTAGGCAATTCGATGTGATATCGAATTTTTTCGAGAATTTGAGAGGGTGCTACTTATATTTAATTGAAATTTTTCTAGATTATATGTCGCGATAGTTTTGTTTGCTGTTGCTTTTTCGCAATTTTAAAAAATCGAAAAAAAATATTTTTCGCCGCGCTCCATAGGAGGAAAAACAGTTTGCGCAGATTGGCGAAAAACAGCAGGGAACCAAGCGAGATGGCAGCCACTCCAGAGCATATATTTTTTGAGGGGCATATCGCACATGCACGAAGTGCGTATGGTTGAAGCTGCTAAGCGTGCAAATTAATGATAGGAGAATGTATGAGTTTAATTTTGAATAAGGTCCTGCAAATCGCGATTGCGGACGATCATCCGGTAGTGCTCAATGCACTCAAACACGAACTGGGCCGCCTGCCTGAATTCCGCATCGTGCTGATGGCGCAGACCGGCGACGAACTGCTGGAGTCCCTGCAGCGCACGCCGTGCGAAGTCGTCATCACCGACTTCGCCATGCCCACCGAAGAGAAGGACGAGGCCGATGGCTTCATCCTCATCAAGCGCATCCGCACGGAGTTTCCGTCGACCAAGCTGATCGTCTACACGGCCATGAACAACAGCGCCGTGGTCAAGCGCCTGTATCGCATGGGTGTCTTCTCGGTCATCAGCAAGAAGGAAAAAGCCGAGGAACTGGTCAGCGCCTGCCTGGCCACGCAATCGAACAAACAGGTCTATTTCCCGGTCTCCTTGCGCGGCGAACTGGAAATGAGCTGGGCCCAGGGCGACGCCTTCGCGCAAAACAAGGAGCTCACCATGAGCGAACTGGAAGTGGTCCGGCTGTTCGTCGGCGGCTGTTCGCTGGGTGACATCTGCGATCGCCTGTCGCGCACGCCAAGCACCGTCAGCACGCACAAGAACAACGCCATGCGCAAGCTGGGCCTGACTACCGACGCAGACCTGATCAAGTACGCCTACGCAACCGGCATGATCTGATTTCTATTGTCCGATGGACAGTTGATAAACAATTGGGGGTTGGCAGCAGTAGTCACACAGGCGGCAACAAAACAGATTGAAGCTGCCATTGATGCGCGACCGATTCTTCCGGCTCGAAAGCAGCAAACAATCGTCTTCGACTGAGCGCAGCAGATGGGGCGCGCTCTTTCTTTCTCCTTCCTGTTTTTCTTTTCCGTTTCTCTTCCGCATCTGTGACGCGGGATGTACGCGTGTCCGGGCGTTGCTTCGTGCTTTGTTCTTCGCACTGCGTACAAACGCGCGGCGATTTGCATGTCCGGTCCAGCCGATTATTTTTCGGTTTTTCGGGGCAACTGCATTGAATTTCCGCACGCAACCGAAGCACGGCGGCAGGAGACGAATCGCCGATAGCGGCCTCGAATTTTCGATTCTTGATACCGGCTTTGGCGGCGTTATCGGCGCGTAGTAGATCCAAGCTCATGCGGCGAAATATTCTTCAGCGCCACGTCATTTGAGATTTTTCTCATATCCCGGCGCATTGACGCTCTTTATGATGGCGCCATCGGTTCTCGGAGCCACATTCTCTCCCGCCTGGATGCGCGGGCCTTGGGTTGCCATCGTTTAATGGATTTGTGAAGGAAGTGCTATGTCTGGTCGTTGCGGGTTGTTTGTCAGGGGGTGGGTTTGTTTTGCCTTGTTATTGCTGTGGGGGGCAAATGAAGCGAGGGCGGAGTGTCGTTTTTCGCCATCAACAGTTTGGGTTTTCACACCAACGCAGCTGGTTAGCGGTCGTGCGGGAAACGTTGGAGATATTGTTTATCAGGAGGAGTGGAGGAGGACGCTTACGATAGCTTGCGCTCCAGTTCCTCGCGACGCATATAGAAGTGTCAACGTGATCGAAACGAAACGTGTGACATCTGGGCTTATGGACACCACCGTACAGAATCCGGACAGCTATCTTACAGTATATCAGGCAGATATCGATATTTCAGGTGCAGTTACTACACGCACTCCGGATAACGGTGGGTGGGATAAGCACAAGTTCCCGGACGGTACTTTCACGCAGGAGGTGACGGCCACTGTACGTCTGAAATATAAACGAGTACATGTAGAAGCCTTTAGCCGTGCTACTGCTTCTAAGCCCGCTGTAGGACAGTATGCGCCTGGAACTGGTTGGGCTGCAATCAGAGCGCCGGGGGGGGGCGTTATTGCGATTAACTCCAGTTCTGGGCCGAGAGTCTTAAACGGCACCTGCTCCATCGGCAACATCACAGAAACCCTGTCTCCAGTGCCGCTGGGGAAGTTTACCCGTATCGGCCATGTCGAGAGCGCAAAGGATTTCAATATCCCGCTGAACTGTTCCAGCATGACGCCGGACGTGCGCGTGGGGTTGACATTCGATACCGCCGCTCAGGATTCCTCTGGTGCTCCGGGCGTCATCAAGACCGATCAGGGGTCGGGCAACGCGAGTGGTATCGGCCTGCAAATCATCAACCGGACCACCAGTGCGCCGATTGCCTTCGGGAGCTTCGAGCCGGGCACGCCCAATAGCGCAGCCAGCGGCGTATTCAATAATCCCTACACGGTACGGTACTACCAGACCAAAGCTGCCGTCAGCCCGGGCAGGGTCGCCGGCCGCGTGGTGGCGACGGTGTCGTACCAATAAATCGATGTGAGCACGAATCGACAGAGCGACGGACAGACACACAAACGGTCTGTTCGTCGTCGTCGCGATCAATACGCCTCAGCGCCATCATCCCCTCATCCTCGCAACAAGCGTAATGCCCAGGATGCCGGGGTAAGCGCCACCACCTCACCGCATGCTCGCCTGAGACCACCATCTTGGTTCTGTTCCAGCAAGTTCCTTTCTTAGCCTTCACCTTCACCATCCTGGCCGCTGCCGCCGCGCTCCTTGAGCCGGGAGGTGGATTCCTGCTCGTTCTGCGATTTGTTCTGCGCCTGGCGCTCGTCGAAGTCGATGTCGTCGTGCTGCGGAAGGACGCGGCACGACGCGGCATCTCCAGTCGTGCTTCTCTTGTCTGCACAGCGCTAACGCTGCCCGACTGTCGGCGCCGTGCAGGAGGGCGCATGACACGACGACCGGCATTTCCGTTAAGTCGTGTTGGACGGGACGTAGAGTCAGCCGCCTTTCTTCCACGTTGACGACGACTTCTCTTCCATTGCTTTTGCACCTCTTCCGGTCTTCCAAATTCCTTTTGGGAAATTTGACGCCGTTGCCTTGTGTCGGTTTTTTTCACCAAAAATAGTTTGAGAGTTTTCTTATATTTTTGCCGTCGGAGAATCCCTATGATGCGTCCTGTGATGAATGTGTCAGAACCAAAAAGCGACACGCTCAACGCAATGATGGCTACGCAAGGCAACACTATCCGGCGGTATCGGATGAAGGTGCGGCATGGGTAGCGAGGTTTTTTGCAGGTTCAGGCGTCTGCATGAATTGCGAAAATTTTTAAATTCAATTTGGAGTATCACCATGAAAAAAATCATTCTGTCTTCTTTGCTGGCTGTCGCAGCAGCGCCTATCGCTTCCCAGGCGGCTAACGGTACCATCACCTTCGTCGGTTCCGTCACCCCTCAGACTTGCACCATCAACGGCGGCAGCCCGGACTTCACGGTCAATATGCCGAAGGTGCCGACCTCGGCACTTTCGGCTGCGGGCCAAGTCGCTGGTCAACAGCTCGACTCGATCAAGATCATTCTGACCAATTGCTCCCAAAACGGCGCTGCTCCTGCTGCAAACGGTGCTGTACGTGCATTTTTCGAAGGCGGTTCGACAGTTGATATCACTACCCATCGTCTGAAAAATGCGACTGGTACAGCCACCAACGTTCAAGTCGGCCTGGTCAATTCGGATGGTACGGATATCGCTGTTGGCTCAGCGGCCGGCGCGCAAAACACTGCGTACGTGCCACTCGTCGGCGCTGCCGGTGTGGCCGGTGCGACGCTTGTGTACGGTTCCAAGTATGTGGCGACCGGTGGTGCAGCAACAGCCGGTACGGTCTTGACCACTGTTCAGTACAGCCTCGACTTCCAATAAGTTGTTCGACGCAAAGAAAGCCGGTCCTGGACCGGCTTTCTTTGGCGCCATCTTTGCACCTGGACTCGGGTGTCGGGCATCAGCCTTGTTCACCCGGGTTCATTCACAGCAATAAAAAGGGATTCATATGAAACGCAACATAACAAGAACAGCCGTTGCCTTGCTACTGGTGGCCAGCGCCGCCTCCAGCTGGGCTAGCGTGGTCATTCACGGCACACGCGTAATTTTTCCATCCAGCGAAAAAGAAGTTTCCGTACGCCTTAGCAACGAGGGAGTCTCTCCCGGCCTGGTCCAGACGTGGATGGACGCCGGTGACATTAGCGCCAAGCCGGATGAAACCAAAGTGCCTTTCATCCTCACGCCGCCCCTGTTCCGCATCGAACCGGGCCAAGGGCAGACGCTGCGCATGATCCATACGCGGGAACCCCTGCCGCAAGACAAGGAATCGGTCTTCTATTTGAACCTGCTCGAAATACCGCCGCGTCCGGTTGACCTGGAAGCGGAAAACGCCAACCTCATGCAAATGGCTTTCCGTACACGCATCAAGGTGTTCTACCGTCCCAAGGCGCTGGACAGCCAGGAAGCCTATTCCAAGGGGCCGACGCAGTTTGCATGGACTGTCGTGCGCGAAGGTTCCGGCTACGCGCTCGAGGTCAGGAACCCGACGCCGTATTACTTCAGTCTCATCAACGCCGGCCTGACTTCCGCAGTGGAAGGTGGAGCCGACATCATGAATAGTGAGGGCGGCATGGTGGCACCGGGTGGTACCCAGAAATATCCGCTCAAGGACTTGAAGAGCATGCCTGCCCCTGGGCAAAAAGTGAAATTCGAATTCCTGAACGATTACGGCGGCGCCATCCTCGGTGAAGGCGTGTTATCGAAGTGATCGCTCCGGCGGTCAATATCTTGTCATGTCATTTTCACCGTTATTGAAACGCTATAGGCGCTTGCAAGAGAGCAAAGCAGAAATTATGAAATCCATTCGACAGACGTTTAAGCGCAAGCCCTTGTGCAGCATGGTCCTGGTCATGCTTGCAGCGTTGCCCCCTTGCGCCGCCTATGCGCAAAAAAAACCGACTGTACTGGCGCAAGCGCAGTTCAATGACTCCTTCCTGCAGCGCAAGGAAGGCAAGTCGCTGGACTTGTCGCGTTTCAAGAACGGCAATCCGGTCCAGGCGGGCACCTATCGCGCAGACATCTACGTGAATGAAACGTGGGCGGGGCGCTCGGATGTGGTTCTTCGCAGTATCGACGGCGATCCGACCAACGTGAGGTTTTGTCCTGATCGCGCTTTCCTTGACATGGCCGGCATCGACTTTGCAAAACTCTCACCCGAGACGTTTGCCACCATCAAGCAGGCGACGCCGGAAAGCTGCCTCAACATCGAGGAGCTGGTTCCCAGAGCGACCGCACTGTTCGACAATTCCGAGCTGCGCCTGAATGTCAGCATTCCGCAGATCTCGCTGCGCAGGCAGGCGCGCGGCTACGTCAATCCGGACTCGTGGGACCGCGGCGTCAATGCGGCGATCCTCGGCTACAACTTCAACACCTATCGCACCAGTACGCCTGGATCGCCGCCCAATTCCTCTTACTATCTGGGACTCAACGGCGGCGTCAATCTGGGCGACTGGCGCCTGCGCAATTTCTCCACGGCGACGAAACAAAGCGGCGGCAAGATACGTTTCCAGAACACGGCGACCTATCTGCAGCGCGAGCTCGTCGATCTAAAAAGCCAGTTGACCCTCGGCGACACGTACACAACCGGGCAGTTTTTCGACAGCTTCTCGTTCCGCGGCGTACGCCTGGCCTCTGACGATCGCATGTTGCCGGATTCCCTCACCGGCTATGCGCCGGTGGTGCGCGGCGTCGCCAAGACCAACGCCAAGGTGACGGTTTCCCAAGGCGGCAACATCCTCTATGAGACTACCGTTGCTCCCGGCCAGTTCGAGATCAACGATCTGTACTCCACCGGTTACGGGGGCGATCTGTCGGTCGTGATTACGGAGGCCGATGGCAGCCGCACCAGCTTCACGGTGCCGTATGCGTCGGTGGCGCAATTGCTGCGTCCGGGCGTCGGCCGCTACAGCGTCACCGCCGGCCGCACGCGAAATGGTGCAGCATTGCAAGCCAATTTCGTCCAGGCCACGTATGAGCGCGGCATGACCAACAGCCTGACCCTGTTCGGCGGCGCGCAGGCGGCGAACGACTATCTGTCGGCAGTAGGCGGCGCAGCCTTCAATACCGAGGTCGGTGCGTTGTCGGCGAGCGTGACGCAGTCGCACGCCAAGGTGTCGGAACAGGACACGCGCTCCGGCCAGAGTTACCGGGCCGACTACAGCAAATTGTTGAAAGACACCGGCACCAATGTCTCGCTGGCGGCATATCGCTATTCCAGCAGCGGCTTCATGCGCCTGCAAGACTTGTTGGCGGCGAAGGAGCGGATCGCCAAGGGCCCCCTGGGTAGCCAGATCGACCGTCAGCGCAGCCAGCTGCAACTGCTGATCAATCAGTCCCTGGGTGAAAAGAACGGTTCCTTTTATCTCAGCAGTTCCATGCAGAACTACTGGAACCGCGACGGATCGACGATGCAATACCAGGCCGGCTACAACAATAACTGGAAGTCGATCAGTTACAGCGTCTACGTACAGCGTCAGAAGGAGCTGACAACCGGCACCACCAGCACGCAATACTTCACCAGCGCCACCATGCCCCTCGGACGCGAAGCGCAATCACCGACGCTGTCGGCCAACGTCAGCAAGGACAGTCGCGGCGGAACCAGCCTGCAATCGACGCTC is a window of Herbaspirillum hiltneri N3 DNA encoding:
- a CDS encoding fimbria/pilus outer membrane usher protein, with product MKSIRQTFKRKPLCSMVLVMLAALPPCAAYAQKKPTVLAQAQFNDSFLQRKEGKSLDLSRFKNGNPVQAGTYRADIYVNETWAGRSDVVLRSIDGDPTNVRFCPDRAFLDMAGIDFAKLSPETFATIKQATPESCLNIEELVPRATALFDNSELRLNVSIPQISLRRQARGYVNPDSWDRGVNAAILGYNFNTYRTSTPGSPPNSSYYLGLNGGVNLGDWRLRNFSTATKQSGGKIRFQNTATYLQRELVDLKSQLTLGDTYTTGQFFDSFSFRGVRLASDDRMLPDSLTGYAPVVRGVAKTNAKVTVSQGGNILYETTVAPGQFEINDLYSTGYGGDLSVVITEADGSRTSFTVPYASVAQLLRPGVGRYSVTAGRTRNGAALQANFVQATYERGMTNSLTLFGGAQAANDYLSAVGGAAFNTEVGALSASVTQSHAKVSEQDTRSGQSYRADYSKLLKDTGTNVSLAAYRYSSSGFMRLQDLLAAKERIAKGPLGSQIDRQRSQLQLLINQSLGEKNGSFYLSSSMQNYWNRDGSTMQYQAGYNNNWKSISYSVYVQRQKELTTGTTSTQYFTSATMPLGREAQSPTLSANVSKDSRGGTSLQSTLNGVLGEDNAFSYGMSASKNPGSSNSSVNGQYRAAYANVGGSYGYGSRGTTQMSAQASGAIVAHPGGVTLAQSVGETIGIVEARDAEGAMLNTAGVRVDGRGYAVVPYLTPYRLNEVAIDPKGSSTDVELAMTSQRVAPRSGAVVMLKYPTVSGRSILFQVTLPNGDAVPFGAEVLDGEGNSIGLAGQGGRVFVRASNEDAGRLVVKWGQAATEQCSVQYQLPPRPKDAKGIVFDTAEARCEFTPQVAGKKPDVKIVGKAADPGQSVTR